From Bradyrhizobium sp. AZCC 1610:
TCAATTGCTGACCGATCCCGACCAGGCGGTCGATTTCGTTCGCGCTACCAAGGTCGATGCGCTGGCGATTGCGATGGGTACCTCGCACGGCGCGTATAAATTCTCGCGCAAGCCGGACGGCGACATCCTTGCGATGCGGGTGGTGGAGGAAATCCATCGCCGGCTGCCCAATACGCATCTGGTGATGCACGGCTCGTCGTCGGTGCCGCAGCCGCTGCAGGACGCCTTCAACGCGTTCGGCGGCGAGATGCCGCAGACCTGGGGGGTGCCGGTCGAGGAAATCGTCCGTGGCATCAAGCATGGCGTCCGCAAGGTCAATATCGACACCGACTGCCGGTTGGCGATGACCGCGGCGTTCCGCAAGGTGGCGACGCAGAACAGAAGCGAATTCGATCCGCGCAAATTCCTGAAACCGGCGATGGATGGCTTGCGCGACCTCTGCCGCGAGCGCTTCGAGCAGTTCGGCACCGCAGGCCACGCCTCAAAGATCAAGGTCATTCCGTTGGCCGAGATGGCAAAGCGCTACCGCTCGGGCGCGCTGGACCCACGCATGGGAGGAATGGCCGATGCCGCTGAATGAGCTGATGACCACCTCGATCCCGACCAGTCGCCGCACATCACACGAGGAGACCAACATGAACATGCACTCGATGACCGTTCGCGGCAAGGATCGCTACAAGTCCGGCGTCCTCGAATACAAGAAGATGGGCTATTGGGAGCCCGACTACGTGCCAAAGGACACCGACATCATCGCGCTGTTCCGGGTGACGCCGCAGGA
This genomic window contains:
- the fba gene encoding class II fructose-bisphosphate aldolase (catalyzes the reversible aldol condensation of dihydroxyacetonephosphate and glyceraldehyde 3-phosphate in the Calvin cycle, glycolysis, and/or gluconeogenesis), whose translation is MARITLRQLLDHAAEHAYGVPAFNINNMEQGLAIMDAAAAVDAPVIIQASRGARSYANDIMLSKMIDALEEMHPQIPLCLHQDHGNEESTCATALQHGFTSVMMDGSLKADAKSPASYEYNVDITRRVVDMAHWIGASVEGELGVLGSLEHGGGEQEDGHGVEGEVSHDQLLTDPDQAVDFVRATKVDALAIAMGTSHGAYKFSRKPDGDILAMRVVEEIHRRLPNTHLVMHGSSSVPQPLQDAFNAFGGEMPQTWGVPVEEIVRGIKHGVRKVNIDTDCRLAMTAAFRKVATQNRSEFDPRKFLKPAMDGLRDLCRERFEQFGTAGHASKIKVIPLAEMAKRYRSGALDPRMGGMADAAE